The Achromobacter pestifer genome includes a region encoding these proteins:
- a CDS encoding 4Fe-4S binding protein, producing MAAALGRATSRIADFLRDHAPLLRKLQWGIVAMYAFLLIVPAILPLPDNAASVFNNLTIVAQFAFWGVWWPFVLISMPILGRAWCGWLCPEGMLTEWASERGQGRAIPKWMRWGGWPFVAFALTTVYGQLVSVYQYPLAVLAVLGGSTVAAMIVGWRYGRSKRVWCKYLCPVNGVFNLLAKLAPWHFKVDEEKWRHPVIRIEPINCAPLVPLRHMKGAGDCHVCGRCSGYRGAIELTPRSPEEEIVHVTHGDPWQTALLCFGLMGIAIGAFLWSASPWYVTAKQWAATWLVEHDIMWPLLDNAPWFILTHYPEVNDSFSWLDGAGILMFVVGATICVGGASFLSLWIADRLAPAAPLPGEPATRWGRPGLHKLAQALIPSAGIGVFLGLSATTVNLLKHEGMQAAWAAPVRFTLLSLAVLWTLRLYARLLKPRVASGWRKGLAWLVLAAGLAPFCLAWVLFFAVW from the coding sequence ATGGCAGCTGCACTCGGGAGGGCAACCTCCCGTATCGCCGACTTCCTCCGTGACCATGCCCCGCTGTTGCGCAAGCTGCAGTGGGGCATTGTTGCGATGTACGCGTTCCTTTTGATCGTGCCCGCGATCCTGCCCTTGCCCGACAACGCGGCCTCGGTGTTCAACAACTTGACCATCGTTGCGCAGTTCGCGTTCTGGGGCGTGTGGTGGCCGTTCGTGCTCATCTCCATGCCCATCCTGGGCCGGGCCTGGTGCGGCTGGCTCTGTCCTGAAGGCATGCTGACGGAATGGGCCAGCGAACGCGGCCAAGGGCGCGCCATTCCGAAATGGATGCGCTGGGGCGGCTGGCCGTTCGTCGCGTTCGCGCTGACCACGGTCTATGGCCAGTTGGTCAGCGTGTACCAGTATCCGCTGGCGGTGCTGGCGGTGCTGGGCGGGTCCACGGTGGCGGCCATGATCGTCGGCTGGCGTTACGGCCGTAGCAAGCGCGTGTGGTGCAAGTACCTGTGCCCGGTCAACGGCGTCTTCAATCTGCTGGCCAAGCTGGCGCCCTGGCACTTCAAGGTTGACGAAGAAAAGTGGCGCCATCCGGTCATCCGCATCGAACCCATCAACTGTGCGCCGCTGGTGCCGCTGCGCCACATGAAGGGCGCGGGCGATTGCCATGTCTGCGGACGCTGCAGCGGCTATCGCGGCGCGATCGAACTGACGCCGCGCTCGCCCGAAGAAGAAATCGTGCATGTCACCCACGGCGACCCGTGGCAGACGGCGCTGCTGTGCTTCGGCCTGATGGGCATCGCGATCGGCGCCTTTCTCTGGAGCGCCAGCCCCTGGTATGTGACCGCCAAGCAGTGGGCCGCGACCTGGCTGGTCGAGCACGACATCATGTGGCCGCTGCTGGACAACGCGCCCTGGTTCATCCTGACGCACTACCCGGAAGTGAACGACAGCTTCTCGTGGCTGGACGGCGCGGGCATCCTGATGTTCGTCGTCGGCGCCACGATTTGCGTCGGCGGAGCGAGCTTCCTGTCGCTGTGGATCGCCGACCGCCTGGCGCCCGCCGCGCCCCTGCCCGGTGAGCCGGCCACGCGTTGGGGGCGTCCCGGCCTGCACAAGCTGGCGCAGGCCCTGATTCCTTCGGCCGGCATTGGCGTCTTCCTGGGCCTGTCGGCCACCACGGTCAATCTGCTCAAGCACGAAGGGATGCAGGCCGCCTGGGCCGCGCCCGTGCGCTTCACGCTGCTGAGCCTGGCGGTGCTGTGGACGCTGCGCCTGTATGCGCGCCTGCTCAAGCCGCGCGTGGCGAGCGGCTGGCGCAAGGGGCTGGCCTGGCTGGTGCTGGCGGCCGGCCTGGCGCCGTTCTGCCTGGCCTGGGTATTGTTTTTCGCGGTCTGGTAG
- a CDS encoding FTR1 family iron permease produces the protein MEQVLFIVWRESVEAMLVVGILYTWLRSTPEGKRGLNYLWGGVAAGLALAVALALVLLGVSNWLSDEGQEWFQAIMSLAACALVVQMVVWMKKHGRTLKGELEGGARASVASDNWWGLFVLVAIAVAREGSETVVFLYGTVSAGEGGSDMLMLALAGVAGFVVALLTFWLLQLGGKLITWRRFFRVTEILLLLLAGSLLVGGLDHLISLDVLPTIVDPVWDSSWLLSDSTGVGKILADFAGYRALPALTSVLLWVAYWIIVWALLRWVGGKPAKAATAVRSAS, from the coding sequence ATGGAACAGGTCCTCTTTATCGTCTGGCGTGAAAGCGTCGAAGCCATGCTGGTGGTGGGCATTCTCTACACCTGGCTGCGCTCCACGCCCGAGGGCAAGCGCGGCCTGAACTACCTGTGGGGCGGCGTCGCGGCAGGCCTGGCGCTGGCCGTGGCGCTGGCGCTGGTGCTGCTGGGCGTGTCCAACTGGCTCAGCGACGAAGGCCAGGAATGGTTCCAGGCCATCATGTCGCTGGCCGCTTGCGCCTTGGTGGTGCAGATGGTCGTCTGGATGAAGAAGCACGGCCGCACGCTCAAGGGCGAACTCGAAGGCGGTGCGCGGGCTTCCGTCGCCAGCGACAACTGGTGGGGCCTGTTCGTGCTGGTGGCGATCGCCGTGGCGCGCGAAGGCAGCGAAACCGTCGTATTCCTGTACGGCACGGTGTCGGCGGGCGAGGGCGGCAGCGACATGCTGATGCTGGCGCTGGCCGGCGTGGCCGGTTTCGTGGTGGCGCTGCTGACATTCTGGCTGCTGCAATTGGGTGGCAAGCTCATCACTTGGCGCCGCTTTTTCCGCGTGACCGAAATCCTGTTGCTGCTGTTGGCCGGCTCGTTGCTGGTGGGCGGCCTGGACCATCTGATTTCGCTGGACGTGCTGCCGACCATCGTGGATCCGGTCTGGGACAGCTCCTGGCTCTTGAGCGACAGCACCGGCGTGGGCAAGATCCTGGCCGACTTCGCCGGCTACCGCGCCCTGCCTGCGCTGACCTCGGTGCTGTTGTGGGTGGCTTACTGGATCATCGTCTGGGCGCTGCTGCGCTGGGTGGGAGGCAAGCCTGCCAAGGCTGCCACCGCGGTCCGCAGCGCTTCCTGA
- a CDS encoding cupredoxin domain-containing protein has protein sequence MRSLLRLAAALLIGLAGLAGGAPAQADELPTFTLRFKPDGTFEPATLEVPAGRFKIELINESNEPVEFESIPLRKEKVLGPGVKSFVVITISRPGEYPFFDDFHQSVKGTLVVKPKD, from the coding sequence GTGCGCAGCCTGCTACGCCTTGCCGCCGCGTTGCTGATCGGCCTGGCCGGCCTGGCCGGCGGGGCGCCCGCGCAGGCTGACGAACTGCCCACGTTCACGCTGAGGTTCAAGCCGGACGGCACGTTCGAGCCCGCCACGCTGGAAGTGCCGGCGGGCCGTTTCAAGATCGAGCTCATCAACGAGAGCAACGAGCCGGTGGAATTCGAAAGCATTCCGCTGCGCAAGGAAAAAGTCCTGGGACCGGGCGTGAAGTCCTTTGTCGTGATCACGATTTCCCGTCCCGGCGAGTATCCATTTTTTGATGACTTTCACCAGAGCGTGAAAGGCACCTTGGTCGTCAAGCCCAAGGACTAA
- a CDS encoding iron transporter, whose translation MIKKALALAIVALSVSAANAAEYPIGKPVEKGGMEIGAVYLQPIEMDPPGMMRPAKDSDVHLEADIHATAGNKTGFPEGEWVPYLVVKYEIQKVGSQNVQKGTFMPMVANDGPHYGENVKLEGPGKYKLKYTVLSPTADKMSHFGRHIDKETGVGPWFEPFDLEYEFVYAGTGKKGGY comes from the coding sequence ATGATCAAGAAAGCCTTGGCCCTGGCCATTGTCGCCCTGAGCGTTTCCGCCGCGAACGCGGCCGAATACCCCATCGGCAAACCGGTGGAAAAGGGCGGCATGGAAATCGGCGCGGTGTACCTGCAGCCGATCGAAATGGACCCCCCGGGCATGATGCGCCCGGCCAAGGATTCGGATGTGCACCTCGAGGCCGACATCCACGCCACCGCCGGCAACAAGACGGGCTTCCCCGAAGGCGAGTGGGTGCCTTATCTGGTCGTGAAGTACGAAATCCAGAAGGTCGGCAGCCAGAACGTGCAGAAGGGCACCTTCATGCCCATGGTCGCCAACGACGGTCCGCACTACGGCGAGAACGTCAAGCTGGAAGGCCCGGGCAAGTACAAACTGAAGTACACGGTGCTGTCGCCCACCGCGGACAAGATGAGCCACTTCGGCCGCCACATCGACAAGGAAACCGGCGTGGGTCCGTGGTTCGAACCCTTCGACCTCGAATATGAATTCGTCTACGCCGGCACCGGCAAGAAGGGCGGTTACTGA
- a CDS encoding linear amide C-N hydrolase, with protein sequence MRLNQAVSRLACAALAGLTALSAPSAAWACTRVVFHGANDQVVTARSMDWKNDITSNLWVLPRGMARSGEAGPNSLRWTSRYGSVVTSGYDVSTTDGVNEAGLSANLLWLAESQYPPFDAKSKPGLTIAAWAQYVLDNYATVKEAVAALEQEPYTIVSDNVPGEDRLTTLHLSISDASGDSAIIEYIGGRQVIHHSRDYQVMTNSPQFEQQLALDAYWQQIGGTTMLPGTNRAADRFVRASFYINAIPKDPDPNKALASVFSVIRNVSVPYGISTPGQPNISSTRWRTVFDHQRKLYFFESALTPNTFWVDLKALDFSPESGKVLKLDLGPDQRHTFAGDATRAFQPSAPFKFLGL encoded by the coding sequence ATGAGACTGAACCAGGCTGTTTCCCGCTTGGCCTGCGCGGCATTGGCCGGACTGACCGCCCTGTCCGCGCCGTCTGCCGCTTGGGCTTGCACCCGCGTGGTCTTTCATGGCGCCAACGATCAGGTGGTCACGGCGCGTTCCATGGACTGGAAGAACGACATCACCAGCAACCTGTGGGTGCTGCCGCGCGGCATGGCGCGCAGCGGCGAGGCTGGTCCGAATTCCCTGCGCTGGACCTCGCGCTACGGCAGCGTCGTCACGTCCGGCTATGACGTCTCCACCACCGATGGCGTGAACGAAGCGGGCCTGAGCGCCAATCTGCTGTGGCTGGCCGAATCGCAGTACCCGCCATTCGATGCCAAGAGCAAGCCCGGCCTGACCATTGCCGCGTGGGCCCAGTACGTGCTGGACAACTACGCCACCGTGAAGGAAGCCGTGGCGGCGCTGGAGCAGGAGCCCTACACCATCGTCTCCGACAATGTGCCGGGCGAGGACCGGCTGACTACGCTGCATCTGTCCATTTCGGACGCCAGCGGCGACAGCGCCATCATCGAATACATCGGCGGACGCCAGGTGATCCACCACAGCCGCGACTATCAGGTGATGACCAACTCGCCTCAGTTCGAGCAGCAGCTCGCGCTCGATGCCTATTGGCAGCAGATCGGCGGCACCACCATGCTGCCAGGCACCAATCGCGCGGCCGATCGATTCGTGCGGGCCTCGTTCTACATCAACGCCATTCCCAAGGACCCCGATCCCAACAAGGCGCTGGCCAGCGTCTTCAGCGTCATCCGCAACGTGTCGGTGCCCTATGGCATCAGCACGCCCGGGCAGCCCAATATCTCGTCCACGCGCTGGCGCACCGTTTTCGACCACCAGCGCAAGCTGTACTTCTTCGAATCGGCCCTGACGCCCAACACATTCTGGGTGGATCTCAAGGCCCTGGATTTCAGTCCGGAAAGCGGCAAGGTGCTGAAGCTGGATCTTGGTCCGGACCAGCGCCACACGTTTGCGGGAGACGCCACGCGCGCTTTCCAGCCCTCGGCGCCGTTCAAGTTTCTCGGGCTCTGA
- the phaR gene encoding polyhydroxyalkanoate synthesis repressor PhaR — translation MTQAQTGASLRLIKKYPNRRLYDTRTSTYITLADVKQLVLANEEFQVVDAKSSEDLTRSILLQIILEEESGGMPMFSSNMLSQIIRFYGHAMQGIMGSYLEKNIQAFMEIQQRMAEQSKGLYGSQFGPEAWTQFMNVQTPMLQNMMNNYIDQSKNLFVQMQDQMQDQTRAMFSTFPFQPGGPQGPGRK, via the coding sequence ATGACGCAAGCACAAACCGGCGCCAGCCTGCGCCTGATTAAAAAGTACCCCAACCGTCGTCTGTACGACACCCGGACCAGCACCTACATCACCCTGGCAGATGTCAAACAACTGGTTCTGGCAAACGAGGAATTCCAGGTCGTCGACGCCAAGAGCAGCGAAGACCTGACGCGTAGCATCCTGCTGCAGATCATCCTCGAAGAGGAAAGCGGCGGCATGCCCATGTTCTCGTCGAACATGCTGTCGCAGATCATCCGTTTCTACGGCCATGCCATGCAGGGCATCATGGGTTCCTACCTGGAAAAGAACATCCAGGCCTTCATGGAAATCCAGCAGCGCATGGCGGAACAGTCCAAGGGCCTGTACGGCAGCCAATTCGGCCCCGAGGCCTGGACCCAGTTCATGAACGTGCAGACGCCCATGCTGCAGAACATGATGAACAACTACATTGACCAGAGCAAGAATCTGTTCGTGCAGATGCAGGATCAGATGCAGGATCAGACCCGCGCCATGTTCTCGACCTTCCCGTTCCAGCCGGGCGGACCGCAAGGTCCTGGACGCAAGTAG
- the phbB gene encoding acetoacetyl-CoA reductase translates to MSGKLAYVTGGMGGIGTSICQRLAKDGFRVVAGCGPSRNYQQWLDEQAAQGYTFYASVGNVSDWDSTVEAFERVTKELGPVDVLVNNAGITRDGLFRKMSADDWRAVIDTNLNSLFNVTKQVIEGMVERQWGRIVNISSVNGQKGQFGQTNYSTAKAGIHGFTMALAQEVASKGVTVNTISPGYIGTDMVRAIRPDVLEKIVATIPVRRLGTPEEIASMTAWLASDESGFSTGADFSLNGGLHMG, encoded by the coding sequence ATGAGCGGAAAACTGGCTTACGTTACAGGCGGGATGGGCGGTATCGGCACCTCTATTTGCCAGCGCTTGGCCAAGGATGGCTTTCGCGTGGTGGCAGGTTGCGGCCCTAGCCGCAACTACCAGCAATGGCTGGATGAGCAGGCAGCGCAGGGCTATACGTTCTACGCGTCCGTGGGCAACGTGTCCGATTGGGACTCCACGGTAGAGGCTTTCGAACGGGTCACGAAGGAACTGGGCCCGGTCGACGTGCTGGTCAACAATGCGGGCATCACCCGCGACGGCTTGTTCCGCAAGATGAGCGCCGACGATTGGCGCGCGGTTATCGACACCAACCTGAACAGTCTGTTCAATGTGACCAAGCAGGTCATCGAAGGCATGGTCGAGCGCCAGTGGGGCCGCATCGTCAACATCAGCTCGGTCAACGGGCAGAAGGGACAATTCGGCCAGACCAACTATTCCACGGCCAAGGCCGGCATCCATGGCTTCACCATGGCGCTGGCTCAGGAAGTGGCCAGCAAGGGCGTCACGGTCAACACGATTTCGCCCGGCTACATCGGCACTGACATGGTCCGCGCCATCCGTCCCGACGTACTGGAAAAGATCGTTGCCACCATCCCGGTTCGCCGTCTCGGCACGCCGGAGGAAATCGCGTCCATGACGGCGTGGCTGGCCTCGGACGAGTCCGGTTTTTCGACGGGCGCTGACTTCTCGCTCAACGGCGGCCTGCACATGGGCTGA
- the phaC gene encoding class I poly(R)-hydroxyalkanoic acid synthase, with translation MNANLSAGPIPVSVAPEVLADIQAEFSREWQRLCDDARRGALAPLSDRRFSGDAWASHHSHLLLAHTYLLSARAMSRMVDAAQVSEPMRDRLRFSIMQWVDALSPSNFLALNPDAQQSIVESAGRALNEGLANLLGDVKKGRITQTDESQFEIGRNVAVTPGEVVFENRLFQLIQYAPSTATVHERPLVIVPPNINKFYILDLQPENSFVRHAVDQGYTVFLISWRNPVSSDTDGVDRATWSDYLDDAVLQALRVASDITKQPQVNALGFCVGGTMLASALALAEARGEHPVASLTLLTSLLDFHDTGILNVFVDEAHALLRDHQLGQGGLMPGRDLATTFSFLRPNELVWNYVVGNYLKGQKPPAFDLLFWNGDSTNLPGPFFSWYFRNTYLENNLKVPGRAQAAGLPLDLTRLEMPAYIFGSREDHIVPWVSAYASTQVLRGPQRFVLGASGHIAGVVNPPAKKRRSYWAADKLEQSGHHLPGDPNTWFAQAVETPGSWWPDWAGWLSGHSGKQVKAREKLGNAKYRPIEPAPGRYVKVRAA, from the coding sequence GTGAATGCCAATCTCTCCGCAGGGCCCATTCCGGTGAGCGTGGCACCGGAAGTCCTGGCCGACATTCAGGCCGAATTTTCCCGCGAGTGGCAGCGCCTTTGCGATGACGCCCGCCGTGGCGCGCTTGCGCCGCTGTCAGACCGCCGCTTTTCGGGCGATGCCTGGGCCTCCCATCATTCGCATCTGTTGCTGGCGCATACCTATCTGCTGTCGGCCCGCGCCATGTCGCGCATGGTCGATGCGGCCCAGGTCAGCGAGCCCATGCGCGACCGCCTGCGCTTTTCCATCATGCAATGGGTCGACGCGCTGTCGCCGTCGAACTTCCTGGCGCTGAACCCGGATGCCCAGCAATCCATCGTCGAAAGCGCCGGACGCGCGCTCAACGAAGGGCTGGCCAATCTACTGGGCGACGTCAAGAAAGGCCGCATCACGCAGACGGACGAATCGCAATTCGAGATCGGCCGCAACGTTGCCGTCACGCCTGGCGAAGTGGTGTTCGAGAACCGGCTGTTCCAGCTCATCCAGTACGCGCCGTCGACCGCCACCGTGCACGAGCGGCCGCTGGTCATCGTGCCGCCGAACATCAACAAGTTCTACATCCTGGACCTGCAGCCCGAGAATTCCTTCGTGCGGCACGCGGTGGACCAGGGTTATACGGTGTTCCTGATTTCCTGGCGCAATCCGGTGTCCAGCGATACCGACGGCGTGGACCGCGCGACTTGGTCCGATTATCTGGACGACGCGGTGCTGCAGGCGCTGCGCGTGGCCAGCGACATCACCAAGCAGCCGCAAGTCAATGCGCTGGGCTTCTGCGTCGGCGGCACGATGCTGGCCTCCGCGCTGGCCCTGGCCGAGGCGCGCGGCGAGCATCCCGTGGCTTCGTTGACGCTGCTGACCTCGCTGCTCGATTTCCACGATACCGGCATCCTGAACGTCTTCGTCGACGAGGCCCACGCGCTGCTGCGCGACCACCAATTGGGCCAGGGCGGGCTGATGCCCGGGCGCGACCTCGCCACCACGTTCTCGTTCCTGCGGCCCAACGAACTGGTCTGGAATTATGTGGTCGGCAACTATCTGAAAGGCCAGAAGCCGCCCGCGTTCGACCTGCTATTCTGGAATGGCGACAGCACCAATCTGCCCGGACCGTTCTTCTCCTGGTACTTCCGCAATACCTACCTCGAGAACAACCTCAAGGTGCCGGGCCGTGCCCAGGCCGCGGGCCTGCCGCTGGACCTGACGCGCCTGGAAATGCCGGCGTACATCTTCGGGTCACGCGAGGACCATATCGTGCCCTGGGTCTCGGCGTATGCGTCCACCCAGGTGCTGCGCGGACCGCAGCGTTTCGTGTTGGGAGCATCCGGCCACATCGCGGGCGTGGTGAATCCTCCGGCCAAGAAACGCCGCAGCTATTGGGCGGCTGACAAACTCGAACAGTCGGGCCATCATCTGCCTGGCGACCCGAACACATGGTTCGCCCAGGCCGTCGAGACGCCGGGCAGCTGGTGGCCCGATTGGGCCGGCTGGCTGTCGGGACATTCGGGCAAGCAGGTCAAGGCGCGTGAAAAATTGGGCAATGCCAAGTACCGGCCGATAGAGCCGGCGCCTGGCAGGTATGTGAAAGTCCGGGCAGCCTGA
- the pgeF gene encoding peptidoglycan editing factor PgeF yields MERVAAGLPVVTGPEWAGVNYFCTTRAGGVGVAPHDTLNLGRRAGDDPDTVVENRRRVRAALPAEPLWLRQVHGSEVVDADQADLPDEPAVDASVTARPGRVLAVMVADCLPVVIADAQGTVLGAAHAGWRGLSGGVLEHTLAAMRAKAPQASGWRAWVGPGIGPQAFEVGQDVLDAFSKDDPATLRYFNPRPGLSGKWLADLAGLADFRLRRAGVQEVSLSGICTVAGADRFFSYRRDGETGRMALLAWLGPV; encoded by the coding sequence ATGGAACGCGTAGCGGCCGGCCTGCCGGTGGTGACAGGCCCGGAATGGGCGGGCGTGAATTATTTCTGCACGACCCGGGCAGGGGGCGTCGGCGTCGCGCCGCACGACACCTTGAATCTGGGCCGCCGCGCCGGGGATGATCCGGACACGGTCGTTGAAAACCGGCGCCGCGTGCGCGCCGCGCTGCCGGCCGAACCCCTGTGGCTGCGCCAGGTCCACGGTAGCGAAGTGGTGGACGCCGATCAGGCGGACCTGCCGGACGAGCCGGCGGTCGATGCCAGCGTCACGGCGCGGCCTGGCCGAGTGCTGGCCGTGATGGTGGCCGACTGCCTGCCGGTGGTCATCGCCGATGCGCAAGGCACGGTGCTGGGCGCGGCGCATGCCGGCTGGCGCGGCCTCTCGGGCGGCGTGCTGGAACACACGCTGGCCGCCATGCGCGCCAAGGCGCCGCAGGCTTCCGGCTGGCGCGCATGGGTCGGGCCGGGCATAGGCCCGCAGGCGTTCGAGGTGGGCCAGGACGTGTTGGACGCCTTCTCCAAGGACGATCCGGCAACCCTGCGCTACTTCAACCCGAGGCCCGGACTTTCCGGAAAATGGCTGGCCGATCTCGCCGGATTGGCTGATTTCCGCCTGCGCCGCGCCGGGGTACAAGAGGTGTCCTTGAGCGGGATATGCACGGTGGCCGGGGCCGATCGGTTCTTCTCGTACCGCCGCGACGGCGAAACCGGACGCATGGCTTTGCTGGCCTGGCTCGGCCCGGTTTGA
- a CDS encoding RluA family pseudouridine synthase — protein MSDIASGADLISDDELLGISEENPRGEPQFVTVPSGTRADRLDKVLAGLLPEHSRGRLQGWIEAGNVHVNGKPGKVRQTVGPDDELTVWPQPAPEALAFAPEPVEFAVVAESPDWIVVNKPAGLVTHPGAGNWSGTLLNGLLYRYPELAQVARAGIVHRLDKDTSGLMVVARNETAQTHLVRQLQARSMGREYVALAHGWLAAAGKVDRPIGRDSRVPVRMSVERPVAPKPAITHYLPARRGEADPGGRVTEVVCRLETGRTHQIRVHMASLGHPLVADTIYGGKNIAGAQRQMLHARALHFEDPGGRGEVEFAAAVPPDMSLVQEAIAWNA, from the coding sequence ATGTCTGATATAGCCTCCGGCGCGGATCTCATTTCCGACGACGAACTCCTGGGTATTTCCGAAGAAAATCCCCGGGGGGAGCCGCAATTTGTAACAGTGCCTTCCGGCACGCGCGCCGACCGGCTGGACAAGGTGCTGGCCGGGTTGTTGCCCGAACATTCCCGCGGCCGGCTGCAGGGTTGGATCGAGGCCGGCAACGTCCACGTCAACGGCAAGCCCGGCAAGGTCCGCCAGACGGTCGGCCCCGACGATGAGCTCACCGTCTGGCCCCAGCCCGCACCCGAAGCCCTGGCTTTTGCGCCCGAACCCGTGGAATTCGCGGTCGTGGCCGAAAGCCCCGACTGGATCGTGGTGAACAAGCCCGCGGGCCTGGTGACGCATCCCGGCGCCGGCAACTGGAGCGGCACGCTGCTCAACGGCCTGCTGTACCGCTATCCCGAGCTGGCGCAGGTGGCGCGCGCCGGCATCGTGCACCGCCTGGACAAGGACACCTCCGGCCTGATGGTCGTGGCGCGCAACGAAACCGCGCAGACGCATCTGGTGCGCCAATTGCAGGCGCGCAGCATGGGCCGCGAGTACGTGGCGCTGGCCCATGGCTGGCTGGCCGCGGCCGGCAAGGTCGACCGTCCCATCGGCCGCGATTCGCGCGTGCCGGTGCGCATGAGCGTGGAGCGCCCGGTTGCGCCCAAGCCTGCCATTACCCATTACCTGCCCGCCCGCCGCGGCGAGGCGGATCCCGGAGGCCGCGTCACCGAAGTGGTGTGCCGCCTGGAAACGGGCCGCACGCATCAGATCCGTGTGCACATGGCCAGCCTGGGGCATCCGCTGGTGGCCGATACGATCTACGGCGGCAAGAACATTGCGGGCGCGCAGCGGCAGATGCTGCATGCGCGCGCGCTGCATTTCGAAGATCCGGGCGGCCGCGGCGAAGTCGAGTTCGCCGCGGCCGTGCCTCCCGACATGAGCTTGGTCCAGGAAGCGATTGCATGGAACGCGTAG
- a CDS encoding outer membrane protein assembly factor BamD, translating to MVIAGCGSTNSKYDKTTNWSAEQLYADAKAEMSSGGWKEARERLTAIESRYPFGVYAQQALLELAYVNWKDGENEQALAAIDRFQQLYPNHPGTDYALYLKGLINFTPASAFMSSITGQDPAERDPKGLRASYDAFNELIKRYPDSKYAVDAEKRVAWLVNTIAMNEVHVARYYYERGAYVAAANRAQTVITDFEGAPATEEALYLMVESYDKLGLTELKNDSQRVYDKNFPNSDFKTKGLKADKSWWNPFN from the coding sequence ATGGTCATTGCCGGTTGCGGCTCGACCAACAGCAAGTATGACAAGACCACCAACTGGAGCGCCGAACAGCTCTACGCGGACGCCAAGGCGGAAATGTCTTCCGGCGGCTGGAAGGAAGCGCGCGAACGCCTGACCGCGATCGAAAGCCGCTACCCCTTCGGCGTCTACGCACAGCAGGCACTGCTCGAGCTTGCCTACGTCAACTGGAAGGACGGCGAAAACGAGCAGGCCCTGGCTGCCATCGACCGCTTCCAGCAGCTCTACCCCAACCATCCTGGCACCGATTACGCCCTCTACCTGAAGGGCCTGATCAACTTCACCCCGGCCAGCGCCTTCATGAGCAGCATCACCGGCCAGGATCCCGCCGAGCGCGATCCCAAGGGCCTGCGCGCGTCCTACGACGCGTTCAACGAGCTGATCAAGCGCTACCCCGACAGCAAGTACGCGGTGGATGCCGAGAAGCGCGTCGCCTGGCTGGTCAACACCATCGCCATGAACGAAGTGCACGTCGCCCGCTACTACTACGAGCGCGGCGCCTACGTGGCCGCGGCCAACCGCGCGCAGACCGTCATCACCGACTTCGAAGGCGCCCCCGCCACGGAGGAAGCGCTCTATCTGATGGTCGAGTCCTACGACAAGCTCGGCCTGACCGAACTGAAGAACGACTCGCAGCGCGTGTACGACAAGAACTTCCCCAACAGCGACTTCAAGACCAAGGGCCTGAAGGCCGACAAGAGCTGGTGGAACCCGTTCAACTGA